In one window of Chryseobacterium viscerum DNA:
- a CDS encoding aldehyde dehydrogenase family protein — MKQINTIYINGEFVTPNGTETFDLISPTTNQKIGEVVLGNEEDTRMAIAAAKKAFTTFSKTTKEERISLLQKLHEAVSKREDELVSVMVNEYGGTLQFCRMSVQNAISAFTTTITTLESYDFEKTVGHSKVRFESLGVVGIITPWNASNSFICNKLATAIAAGCTAVIKPSEMSAAQTQLLTECFHEAGLPAGIFNIVNGLGNVVGAEITQHPDIAKISFTGSTFTGKAIAKGAVDTMKRVTLELGGKSPNIILEDADLEKAIPMAVFGAYMNNGQACIAPTRLLVPKNRLDKVNELAKKAAEQVKVGNPEEEDTLVGPMVSTKQFERVQSYIRLGQEEGATLLAGGEGKPEGLENGNFVKATIFTNVRNDMRIAQEEIFGPVLSIIPYTNEEEAVSIANDTTYGLAAYISSSDKEHAERIAAQIDAGRICINGFSHDPYAPFGGFKQSGIGREYGVFGLEAYLEPKTILA, encoded by the coding sequence ATGAAACAGATTAATACAATTTACATCAACGGTGAATTTGTTACACCGAATGGAACAGAAACATTTGACCTTATCAGCCCTACCACCAATCAAAAAATCGGAGAAGTCGTTCTTGGAAATGAAGAAGACACCCGAATGGCCATCGCCGCAGCAAAGAAAGCGTTTACAACTTTTTCAAAAACAACAAAAGAAGAACGTATCAGCTTACTTCAAAAACTGCATGAAGCGGTGAGCAAACGGGAGGATGAGCTGGTTTCCGTGATGGTAAATGAATATGGAGGAACCCTGCAATTCTGCAGAATGAGTGTTCAAAATGCCATTTCAGCCTTTACAACAACCATTACGACTTTAGAATCATATGATTTTGAAAAAACTGTAGGACATTCTAAGGTACGTTTTGAATCTTTAGGAGTGGTAGGAATCATTACTCCGTGGAATGCCAGCAACAGTTTTATCTGCAACAAACTGGCTACTGCCATTGCCGCCGGATGTACTGCCGTTATCAAACCAAGTGAAATGAGTGCTGCACAAACCCAGCTGCTTACCGAATGTTTTCATGAAGCTGGTTTACCTGCAGGAATATTCAATATTGTAAACGGATTAGGAAATGTAGTAGGCGCAGAAATTACGCAGCATCCGGACATCGCCAAAATTTCTTTCACTGGGTCCACCTTTACGGGAAAAGCTATTGCCAAAGGAGCCGTAGATACTATGAAAAGAGTAACGCTTGAACTTGGAGGAAAATCACCTAATATCATCCTTGAAGATGCCGATCTGGAAAAAGCTATTCCCATGGCTGTTTTCGGAGCGTATATGAACAACGGACAAGCATGTATCGCTCCTACCCGTCTGCTTGTTCCCAAAAACCGATTGGATAAAGTGAATGAACTGGCTAAAAAAGCTGCAGAACAAGTAAAAGTAGGAAATCCTGAAGAAGAAGACACCCTTGTAGGGCCTATGGTAAGCACCAAGCAGTTTGAAAGAGTACAAAGCTACATTCGCCTGGGACAGGAAGAAGGTGCTACTCTGCTTGCAGGTGGTGAAGGAAAGCCGGAAGGTCTTGAAAACGGTAATTTTGTAAAAGCAACCATTTTCACCAATGTCCGTAATGATATGCGTATCGCTCAGGAGGAGATTTTCGGGCCTGTGCTGTCTATTATTCCTTATACTAATGAAGAGGAAGCTGTTTCCATTGCCAATGACACTACTTACGGTCTCGCAGCTTACATCAGTTCTTCCGATAAAGAGCATGCAGAACGTATTGCCGCACAGATTGATGCCGGAAGAATTTGTATCAATGGGTTTTCACATGATCCTTATGCTCCTTTCGGTGGCTTCAAACAAAGTGGTATCGGCCGTGAGTATGGGGTATTCGGATTGGAAGCTTATCTGGAACCTAAGACCATTCTTGCCTAA
- a CDS encoding Lrp/AsnC family transcriptional regulator, whose translation MEQLDDKDVQLLRLLQKNAKLTVKELAKEVNLSTSPVFERVKRLEQEGFVKRYAAVLDAEKLNRGFTVFCQIKLKIHDRSVGYDFVKEILEIEEVAECYNISGDFDFLLKVQVRDMKHYQDFVFNKLGSVDSIGSTHSTFVMAEVKNNHGITI comes from the coding sequence GTGGAACAACTCGATGATAAGGATGTACAGCTGCTCAGGCTGCTCCAGAAAAATGCAAAACTGACCGTTAAAGAGCTTGCAAAGGAAGTGAACCTCTCTACTTCACCGGTTTTTGAAAGGGTAAAAAGATTGGAACAGGAAGGATTTGTGAAAAGGTATGCGGCTGTTCTTGATGCTGAAAAGCTCAACCGCGGCTTTACGGTTTTCTGTCAGATTAAACTGAAAATTCACGACAGATCTGTGGGGTATGATTTTGTGAAAGAAATTTTAGAAATTGAAGAAGTTGCGGAATGTTACAATATTTCCGGAGATTTTGATTTCCTTTTGAAAGTTCAGGTACGGGATATGAAACATTACCAGGATTTTGTGTTTAACAAACTTGGATCTGTAGATTCTATCGGGAGTACCCACAGTACGTTTGTCATGGCTGAAGTGAAAAACAATCATGGAATCACCATCTAA
- the metE gene encoding 5-methyltetrahydropteroyltriglutamate--homocysteine S-methyltransferase, with translation MQTHILGYPRIGSKRELKKACEQYWSGKILLEELLNTGRNICNQNWNIQKEAGIDLIPCNDFSYYDQVLDMSLVVGAIPARYHEVVLKKNNSELDLYFAMARGYQKDGLDITAMEMTKWFDTNYHYIVPEFYKNQQFKLSSDKIFNEFAGAKQAGINAKPVIIGLVSYLLLGKEKEEGFDKLDLAANLLPVYIEILTKLQEQGAEWIQFDEPFLALDLTEKAKETYHFVYAEIRKRFPKLKFMVATYFEGLNDNGLLAVSLPVNVLHIDLVRNPEQLDDILNIVPESLSLSLGVVDGRNIWKNDFEKSLYFINKAIEKLGSERILIAPSSSLLHSPCDLDFETSLNPEIKNWLAFAKQKVTEVVTLKELVSGKENEQILASFEENKKAIASRKTSSLIHNDEVKQRANAVTEKDTQRINTFKIRKEEQQKVLQLPLFPTTTIGSFPQTTEVRSWRAKFKKGELTAEQYDTLLKEETQRTINWQEDIGIDVLVHGEFERNDMVEYFGEQLEGFVFTKNGWVQSYGSRCVKPPVIFGDVSRPTPMTVYWSQYAQSQTEKWVKGMLTGPVTILQWSFVRDDQPRSETCKQIALAIRDEVVDLEKAGIRIIQIDEPAIREGLPLRKTDWQNYLKWAVEAFRISASGVEDATQIHTHMCYSEFNDIIENIADMDADVITIECSRSQMELLNAFANFRYPNEIGPGVYDIHSPRVPSKEEMIELLRKAQNVIPANQLWVNPDCGLKTRHWEETEKALIAMVAAAKEASVEYAL, from the coding sequence ATGCAAACTCACATTCTGGGCTATCCGCGTATTGGTAGCAAAAGAGAACTCAAAAAAGCCTGCGAGCAATATTGGTCAGGTAAAATCCTTTTGGAAGAACTTCTGAATACAGGCAGAAATATCTGTAACCAAAACTGGAACATTCAGAAAGAAGCGGGAATAGATCTTATTCCTTGTAATGATTTTTCATACTATGATCAGGTATTGGACATGAGCCTTGTGGTAGGGGCGATTCCTGCACGTTACCATGAAGTAGTGCTTAAAAAGAACAACTCTGAACTGGATCTTTATTTTGCAATGGCAAGAGGATATCAGAAAGATGGACTGGATATTACTGCGATGGAAATGACAAAATGGTTCGATACCAATTATCATTATATCGTTCCCGAGTTTTATAAAAACCAGCAGTTTAAACTGAGCTCAGATAAAATTTTTAATGAATTTGCAGGAGCAAAACAGGCAGGAATCAATGCAAAACCTGTAATTATCGGACTGGTTTCTTATCTGTTATTAGGAAAAGAGAAAGAAGAAGGATTTGATAAACTGGATCTGGCTGCAAACCTTCTTCCCGTATATATAGAGATCTTAACTAAACTTCAGGAGCAGGGCGCAGAGTGGATTCAGTTTGATGAACCTTTTTTAGCATTGGATTTAACGGAGAAAGCAAAAGAAACCTATCATTTTGTGTACGCCGAAATAAGAAAACGTTTCCCGAAACTGAAATTTATGGTGGCCACTTATTTTGAAGGATTAAATGATAATGGATTACTTGCTGTATCACTTCCTGTAAATGTATTACATATTGATCTTGTAAGAAATCCTGAACAATTAGACGATATTCTGAATATTGTTCCGGAAAGTTTAAGTCTTTCATTGGGAGTGGTTGACGGAAGAAATATCTGGAAAAATGATTTTGAAAAGTCTTTATATTTCATCAATAAAGCAATTGAGAAATTAGGATCAGAAAGGATTTTGATTGCTCCTTCCTCTTCATTGCTTCATTCGCCATGTGATCTGGATTTTGAAACCAGTCTTAACCCGGAAATTAAAAACTGGCTGGCTTTTGCCAAACAGAAAGTGACAGAAGTTGTAACGCTTAAAGAACTGGTATCCGGAAAAGAAAATGAACAGATTCTTGCTTCTTTTGAAGAAAATAAAAAAGCAATTGCAAGCAGAAAAACATCCTCGCTTATTCATAATGATGAGGTGAAGCAAAGAGCAAATGCTGTCACTGAAAAAGATACACAAAGGATAAATACTTTTAAAATCCGTAAAGAAGAACAGCAGAAAGTACTACAGCTTCCTTTATTCCCAACGACTACGATCGGATCATTTCCACAGACAACGGAGGTAAGAAGCTGGAGAGCAAAATTCAAGAAAGGAGAGCTGACAGCAGAACAGTATGATACATTACTGAAGGAGGAAACCCAAAGAACGATTAACTGGCAGGAAGACATCGGAATAGATGTATTGGTTCACGGGGAATTTGAACGTAACGATATGGTGGAATATTTCGGGGAACAGCTGGAAGGTTTTGTATTCACAAAAAATGGCTGGGTACAGAGCTATGGAAGCCGTTGTGTAAAACCTCCTGTGATCTTCGGTGATGTTTCCCGTCCGACACCAATGACGGTATATTGGTCTCAATATGCACAATCCCAGACTGAAAAATGGGTAAAAGGAATGCTTACGGGTCCGGTTACTATTTTACAATGGTCATTTGTGCGTGATGATCAGCCTCGTTCCGAGACATGTAAACAGATTGCTCTGGCCATCCGTGATGAGGTGGTAGATCTTGAAAAAGCAGGAATCAGAATTATTCAGATTGATGAGCCTGCGATAAGAGAAGGGCTTCCATTACGAAAAACAGATTGGCAGAACTATCTGAAATGGGCCGTAGAAGCTTTCAGAATTTCAGCAAGCGGAGTGGAAGATGCCACCCAGATTCATACCCACATGTGTTATTCAGAATTCAATGATATTATTGAAAACATTGCCGATATGGATGCAGACGTGATTACCATAGAATGTTCCCGTTCTCAGATGGAGCTGCTGAATGCTTTCGCAAATTTCAGATATCCGAATGAAATTGGTCCCGGAGTATATGATATCCATTCCCCAAGGGTTCCGTCAAAAGAAGAAATGATTGAACTTCTGAGAAAAGCCCAAAATGTAATCCCTGCCAATCAGCTTTGGGTAAATCCCGACTGCGGACTGAAAACAAGGCATTGGGAAGAAACCGAAAAAGCTTTGATAGCAATGGTGGCCGCGGCGAAAGAAGCTTCCGTAGAATATGCACTTTAA
- a CDS encoding helix-turn-helix domain-containing protein encodes MSENNIPLPINYSCHFSEFREGEQFARIHSLGLVLSGEMELNDGITKTMFKEGELYSARKNRLLKFAKYPPKNGEIRTVTIYFDEAVLRDFSREYGYQAEKKDNTPAFIKPDQKALTSFMYSLLAYEELPASTELLRLKQKEALLLMLSNDPDLKDILFDFSEPYKIDIETFMNKNFHFNVNVERFAYLTGRSLSAFKRDFQKIFGIPPRQWLQLRRLKEAHFLLTQKGRSVSDIYLDLGFENLSHFSFAFKKQFGYPPSSLQAK; translated from the coding sequence ATGAGCGAAAATAATATTCCTTTACCTATCAATTACTCCTGTCACTTTTCAGAATTCAGGGAAGGAGAACAATTTGCACGGATCCACAGTCTGGGACTTGTTCTTTCCGGGGAAATGGAACTGAATGACGGTATTACAAAAACGATGTTTAAGGAAGGAGAGCTTTATTCCGCAAGGAAAAACCGTCTTTTGAAATTTGCTAAATATCCTCCTAAAAATGGTGAGATAAGAACAGTAACCATCTATTTTGACGAAGCTGTCTTACGTGATTTCAGCCGTGAGTATGGATATCAGGCAGAAAAGAAGGACAATACTCCAGCCTTTATAAAACCGGATCAAAAGGCGTTAACTTCTTTTATGTATTCTTTACTGGCTTATGAAGAACTTCCTGCTTCTACAGAACTTCTGCGTCTCAAACAGAAAGAAGCTTTACTTCTGATGCTGAGCAATGATCCGGACCTTAAAGATATTTTATTTGATTTCTCAGAGCCTTATAAAATAGATATTGAAACATTTATGAACAAAAATTTTCATTTCAATGTCAATGTGGAACGTTTTGCTTATCTAACCGGGAGAAGTCTGTCTGCGTTTAAAAGAGATTTTCAAAAGATTTTTGGTATTCCTCCAAGACAATGGCTGCAGCTTCGACGGCTAAAGGAAGCACATTTTCTGCTTACCCAAAAAGGAAGATCGGTTTCTGATATTTATCTGGATCTCGGGTTTGAAAATTTATCCCATTTCTCCTTTGCATTTAAAAAACAGTTTGGTTATCCACCGAGTTCATTACAGGCAAAATAA
- a CDS encoding enoyl-CoA hydratase/isomerase family protein, producing MTFETLLYQQNGHIGTLTINRPQALNALNEQVLQELKSFASQIRSDKNIRVLIITGSGEKAFVAGADIKAMQQMTPAEAETFSIAAQAAFNAIEELPFAVIAAVNGFALGGGCELALSCDIILASGKAKFGLPEVTLGLLPCFGGTQRLPRAIGLYKAREMVFSGEFYSAEACKDFGFVNHVFAPEELLNEAQKLAEKIAARGPVAVAKAKQSLNTGFELHITDGLQQEAALFGELFTTQDHNEGIGAFIEKRNPDFKGS from the coding sequence ATGACTTTCGAAACATTACTATATCAACAAAACGGGCACATCGGAACACTGACGATTAACCGTCCGCAGGCATTAAATGCTTTGAATGAACAGGTTTTACAGGAACTGAAATCATTTGCCAGCCAGATAAGATCAGATAAAAATATCAGAGTGTTAATTATTACAGGTTCCGGTGAAAAAGCTTTTGTTGCAGGGGCAGATATTAAAGCAATGCAGCAAATGACTCCCGCAGAAGCAGAGACTTTTTCAATTGCTGCACAAGCTGCTTTTAATGCGATCGAAGAACTTCCTTTTGCGGTGATAGCCGCTGTAAATGGTTTTGCATTGGGAGGAGGTTGTGAACTCGCTTTATCCTGTGATATTATTCTGGCCAGCGGGAAAGCAAAATTTGGACTCCCTGAAGTAACATTAGGATTATTGCCTTGTTTTGGCGGAACCCAGCGTCTTCCAAGAGCTATTGGATTATACAAAGCAAGAGAAATGGTTTTCTCCGGAGAATTTTATTCCGCAGAAGCCTGTAAAGATTTTGGTTTTGTCAATCATGTTTTTGCTCCCGAAGAATTACTGAACGAAGCCCAAAAACTGGCAGAAAAAATTGCTGCAAGAGGACCTGTAGCTGTGGCAAAAGCGAAACAATCTTTAAATACAGGATTTGAACTGCATATCACAGACGGATTACAGCAGGAAGCCGCCTTATTCGGAGAATTGTTTACAACACAAGATCACAATGAAGGCATTGGGGCATTTATAGAAAAACGAAACCCGGACTTTAAAGGAAGCTAA